A single genomic interval of Aureliella helgolandensis harbors:
- a CDS encoding c-type cytochrome, whose product MAKWRNRAEYFAMILCAASGSNIHLSGNAVAMIQPLTRPYPSVWAGLLLGVLAVATSSDQRSLAADLPSRTAGDLPAVFRGPVDLVLLERETLAVTANELSNSVTLVELASGSVLDELSIAKRPAAIAPLSERSFVVSCRDSGTLEFISLDNGRLQHDQTLHVGWLPMGLAVDLAHQRLFVGLMATGEAAEIRLTPQRDASLSSTSRSESGDAELAAATSSEATLVRRFPVGRWPRFMDVSPDGSRLVVGLSGDSQLAVIDTETGSVLYEEPIVGGINIGHVRCSADGTRAYFPWMIYRTNPIDVRNIQLGWVLASRLARIRLDGPAYREAISLDVPRRAMADPHGLALTPDEKRIVVTSSGTHELLVYRHHDLPFVGAGGPGDLIDPELMRDQDLFYRIELGGRPLGVQSAPDNRRMFVANQTLDCIQIVDIESKQVERTIALGPTPQEENQLLVHRGMEIFHDAAYSLDQWYSCASCHLDGGSNAKAMDTWNDGTELTTKTVLPLFSVSQTGPWTWHGWQEDLEESIQNSFVSTMQGEAVSDQELLALQAYLASCNYPPNPFLLEGKQLSDAASRGKLLFESEDVGCANCHSGNLFTDGEIHDVGLNSASDAYEGYNTPSLVGVYQKVRLLHDGRAKSLSDVLTKWHRPDEIGGGMVLSDEQREDLIAYLKSL is encoded by the coding sequence ATGGCAAAATGGCGCAATCGCGCCGAGTATTTTGCCATGATTTTGTGCGCCGCGTCCGGATCGAATATTCACCTTTCAGGGAATGCTGTAGCCATGATTCAGCCGCTTACTCGACCTTACCCTTCCGTGTGGGCTGGGCTCCTGTTGGGGGTGCTTGCCGTGGCCACCTCGAGCGACCAACGCTCGCTGGCTGCTGACTTGCCGTCGCGGACCGCAGGCGACTTGCCAGCTGTCTTTCGTGGGCCGGTCGATCTCGTCCTGCTGGAACGCGAGACGCTAGCGGTTACAGCCAACGAATTATCGAATTCTGTAACGCTCGTCGAGCTTGCGTCCGGTTCCGTATTGGATGAATTGTCCATTGCGAAGCGACCGGCTGCCATCGCTCCATTAAGTGAACGAAGTTTCGTGGTCAGCTGCCGCGACAGCGGAACGCTCGAGTTTATTTCACTGGACAACGGGCGGCTGCAGCATGACCAAACATTGCATGTTGGGTGGTTACCGATGGGACTGGCGGTAGATCTTGCTCACCAAAGGTTGTTTGTGGGACTGATGGCAACTGGTGAAGCCGCAGAAATTCGACTGACACCTCAACGCGACGCATCGTTGTCTAGTACTTCGAGATCTGAATCTGGAGACGCAGAGCTGGCAGCGGCTACCTCTTCAGAGGCGACTCTCGTTCGACGATTTCCAGTCGGGAGGTGGCCGCGTTTTATGGATGTCTCTCCGGATGGCTCACGCCTCGTGGTGGGCTTGAGCGGAGATAGTCAGTTGGCGGTCATCGATACTGAAACCGGTTCCGTGCTGTATGAGGAGCCCATTGTAGGAGGAATCAACATTGGGCATGTGCGCTGTTCCGCAGATGGGACTCGCGCCTATTTCCCTTGGATGATCTATCGCACCAATCCCATTGACGTGCGCAATATTCAATTGGGGTGGGTCTTGGCTAGCCGGCTAGCTCGCATTCGTCTAGATGGTCCCGCGTACCGAGAAGCGATTTCGTTGGACGTGCCTCGGCGGGCGATGGCCGATCCCCATGGACTCGCTCTGACTCCCGATGAAAAACGAATCGTCGTTACATCGTCCGGGACTCATGAGCTGCTGGTCTATCGCCATCACGATCTACCCTTCGTCGGTGCTGGAGGACCGGGGGATTTAATTGATCCAGAGTTGATGCGCGATCAAGATCTTTTCTACCGCATTGAGCTGGGCGGCCGACCACTGGGTGTGCAGTCTGCCCCCGACAATCGTCGCATGTTCGTGGCGAATCAGACGCTGGACTGCATTCAGATTGTCGATATCGAATCGAAGCAAGTCGAGCGAACCATCGCTCTGGGCCCTACTCCCCAGGAAGAGAACCAACTGTTGGTTCATCGAGGGATGGAGATCTTTCATGATGCGGCGTACAGTTTAGACCAGTGGTATAGTTGCGCCTCTTGCCATTTGGATGGTGGTTCCAATGCAAAGGCCATGGACACTTGGAATGACGGAACGGAGCTGACCACGAAAACCGTGCTGCCCCTGTTTTCCGTTTCGCAGACTGGGCCCTGGACCTGGCATGGTTGGCAAGAGGATTTAGAGGAGTCGATTCAGAATTCCTTTGTCTCCACCATGCAGGGAGAAGCGGTTTCGGACCAGGAGCTCTTGGCTCTGCAGGCCTACTTGGCAAGTTGCAACTATCCGCCGAACCCCTTCCTGCTGGAGGGCAAGCAGCTGAGTGACGCCGCGAGTCGCGGGAAGTTGTTGTTTGAGAGCGAGGATGTTGGGTGCGCCAATTGCCACTCTGGGAACCTGTTCACCGATGGTGAGATTCATGATGTCGGGCTCAATTCAGCCTCCGACGCATATGAGGGCTACAACACGCCCAGCCTCGTTGGCGTCTATCAAAAAGTGCGTTTGTTGCATGACGGCCGCGCCAAATCGTTGTCCGACGTGTTGACCAAGTGGCACCGCCCCGATGAAATTGGAG
- a CDS encoding Gfo/Idh/MocA family oxidoreductase: MTFSHQATRRSFLQGTAAAGSAAFLGASMSRAWAQSPNERPVFATIGLRNQGWGITAKSFKFADFAAMADVDANVLGENIEKASMRQSKKPDAYKDYRKVLDRKDIDAVMIATPDHWHTKIAVEAMYAGKDVYCEKPLTLTIAEGKLIEKVVEETGRVFQVGTMQRSESEQRFLLAVALVQNGRIGTVQKVTCGINGMESSPVIPVVPVPAELDWDFWLGPAPKVDYRALPEMREGYGGGVPLFSNCHYAFRNWHEYSGGKLTDWGAHHVDIACWALGATETGPSKITPIEFSLPVEYKDGNPLVHDQYNAATSFKIGVDMPNEVEMIITSEGDNGILFEGTKGRFFVNRGKITGKPVEDLQDNPLPEDAIEKVYGGPVSENHTANFIDSMKSRKQPISDVWSHNRMLEICHLSNIAMRLNRELEWDPKNREIVGDDLANSFLSREYRKGFEINM; this comes from the coding sequence ATGACCTTTTCTCATCAAGCAACGCGCCGAAGCTTCCTGCAGGGCACGGCCGCCGCCGGTTCCGCCGCCTTCCTGGGCGCCTCCATGAGCCGCGCCTGGGCGCAGTCTCCCAACGAGCGCCCTGTATTCGCGACGATCGGTCTACGCAACCAAGGTTGGGGAATCACGGCCAAGTCGTTCAAATTTGCGGATTTTGCAGCCATGGCAGATGTCGATGCCAACGTGCTTGGGGAAAACATCGAAAAGGCGTCCATGCGACAAAGCAAGAAGCCGGACGCTTACAAAGATTACCGAAAAGTCCTTGACCGCAAAGACATCGATGCAGTCATGATCGCCACCCCTGACCATTGGCACACGAAGATTGCGGTTGAGGCAATGTACGCGGGCAAGGACGTCTACTGCGAGAAACCGTTGACACTGACCATCGCCGAAGGCAAGCTGATTGAGAAAGTTGTGGAAGAGACCGGACGCGTCTTCCAGGTTGGAACGATGCAGCGTTCCGAGTCCGAACAACGATTCCTGCTCGCCGTGGCTCTAGTGCAAAATGGGCGTATCGGTACGGTGCAAAAGGTAACCTGCGGCATCAATGGCATGGAGTCGTCTCCCGTGATTCCTGTTGTACCGGTGCCAGCCGAGCTCGATTGGGACTTCTGGCTGGGGCCAGCTCCCAAAGTCGACTACCGCGCCCTTCCTGAAATGCGCGAGGGCTACGGCGGCGGTGTCCCACTGTTCAGCAATTGTCACTACGCGTTCCGCAATTGGCACGAGTACTCCGGTGGCAAGCTAACCGACTGGGGTGCACACCATGTCGACATCGCCTGCTGGGCTCTGGGAGCCACCGAGACCGGCCCAAGTAAGATCACGCCGATCGAGTTCAGTCTGCCTGTGGAATACAAGGATGGCAACCCACTAGTTCACGATCAATACAATGCAGCCACCAGTTTCAAAATCGGAGTGGACATGCCGAATGAGGTGGAAATGATTATCACCAGCGAAGGTGACAACGGCATCTTGTTTGAAGGAACCAAGGGCCGTTTCTTTGTCAATCGCGGCAAAATCACAGGCAAGCCCGTGGAGGATTTGCAAGACAATCCGCTACCCGAAGATGCGATTGAAAAGGTCTACGGCGGACCAGTCAGTGAGAACCACACCGCCAATTTCATCGACAGTATGAAGTCTCGCAAACAACCGATTTCGGATGTCTGGTCCCACAATCGCATGCTAGAAATCTGCCACCTCTCTAACATTGCGATGCGTCTCAACCGCGAACTCGAGTGGGATCCGAAGAATCGCGAGATTGTCGGTGACGATCTGGCGAACTCCTTCCTGTCTCGCGAGTACCGCAAGGGGTTCGAAATTAACATGTAG
- the gdhA gene encoding NADP-specific glutamate dehydrogenase, with amino-acid sequence MDEKLESIFWNIQQRNQGETEFIQAVKEVLFSMGPVLAKYPKFAQQKIIERICEPERQIIFRVPWQDDRGEVHINRGFRVQFNSALGPYKGGLRFNPSVNLSIIKFLGFEQIFKNALTGMPIGGGKGGSDFDPKGRSDDEVMRFCQSFMTELYRHIGEYTDVPAGDIGVGKREIGYLFGQYKRISNRYESSVLTGKGLSYGGALVRTEATGYGLGYFVQEMLATRSESLEGKTCIVSGAGNVAIYAIEKVSQLGGRVVACSDSSGVLFDEQGINLTTLKQVKEVERLPIESYCKTHKHARYQRGGNLWSISCDVALPCATQNELTGKDAATLLNNGCIAVAEGANMPTTPEGVELFIESGIAYAPGKAANAGGVATSALEMQQNASRDAWSFEFTDRKLASIMKDIHGRCLETAEEFGAPGNYALGANIAGFMNVADAMQAMGLI; translated from the coding sequence ATGGACGAGAAACTAGAGTCTATATTCTGGAATATTCAGCAACGCAATCAAGGTGAAACCGAATTTATTCAAGCGGTCAAAGAAGTACTTTTTTCGATGGGCCCAGTACTCGCCAAATACCCTAAGTTTGCTCAGCAAAAGATTATCGAGCGTATTTGCGAGCCGGAGCGGCAAATTATCTTCCGTGTTCCCTGGCAGGACGATCGGGGAGAGGTGCACATCAATCGTGGTTTCCGGGTGCAATTCAATAGTGCGTTGGGACCTTACAAAGGCGGCTTGCGTTTCAATCCATCCGTGAACCTTTCGATCATTAAATTCTTGGGTTTCGAACAGATCTTTAAAAACGCGTTGACCGGCATGCCGATTGGTGGTGGCAAAGGGGGGAGCGATTTTGATCCCAAGGGCCGCAGCGATGACGAAGTCATGCGATTCTGTCAGAGCTTCATGACGGAACTCTACCGACACATCGGAGAGTACACCGACGTGCCTGCGGGTGACATCGGCGTTGGCAAGCGGGAAATTGGCTATCTCTTCGGTCAATACAAGCGGATTAGCAATCGCTACGAGTCGAGCGTTCTGACGGGCAAGGGACTCAGTTATGGCGGTGCCTTGGTTCGCACCGAGGCGACTGGCTACGGGCTCGGCTATTTCGTGCAAGAAATGCTGGCCACTCGATCGGAATCGTTGGAAGGCAAGACTTGCATCGTCTCCGGTGCTGGCAACGTAGCCATCTACGCCATCGAAAAAGTCAGCCAGCTGGGTGGCCGCGTGGTAGCCTGCTCAGACTCTTCGGGGGTCCTATTTGACGAGCAGGGAATTAACCTCACGACACTCAAGCAGGTCAAGGAAGTCGAGCGATTGCCAATTGAGAGCTACTGCAAGACGCACAAGCATGCACGCTATCAACGTGGTGGCAACCTATGGAGTATCTCTTGCGACGTTGCCCTTCCTTGCGCAACTCAGAACGAACTCACTGGCAAAGATGCAGCGACCCTTTTGAACAATGGGTGTATCGCAGTTGCCGAAGGTGCCAACATGCCCACGACGCCAGAGGGAGTTGAATTATTCATTGAATCGGGCATTGCCTACGCACCGGGCAAGGCCGCGAATGCAGGTGGCGTGGCCACCAGCGCTCTGGAAATGCAGCAAAATGCATCGCGCGACGCTTGGTCTTTTGAATTCACCGATCGCAAATTGGCCAGTATTATGAAAGACATTCATGGTCGTTGCCTCGAGACTGCCGAGGAGTTCGGCGCACCTGGCAACTATGCATTGGGCGCAAACATCGCAGGCTTTATGAATGTCGCCGATGCGATGCAGGCCATGGGCTTAATCTAG
- a CDS encoding DUF488 domain-containing protein, which produces MNRPDSAIRIARAYALPQSPQYYRVLVDRLWPRGVKKEALQLDQWAKEVAPSHELRKWFNHDLEKWSEFRQRYLRELAVDAQLKCVRELLNSAGDKPILLIYAAKDTSHNNAIVLKEYLERMG; this is translated from the coding sequence ATGAATCGACCCGATTCCGCCATCCGCATAGCTCGTGCCTACGCTCTACCCCAGAGTCCGCAATACTATCGCGTATTAGTCGATCGACTTTGGCCACGAGGTGTCAAGAAAGAAGCTCTGCAATTGGACCAATGGGCCAAAGAAGTGGCGCCCAGCCATGAATTGCGAAAATGGTTCAACCATGACTTGGAGAAGTGGTCGGAGTTTCGTCAACGCTACTTGAGAGAGCTCGCAGTTGACGCTCAATTGAAGTGCGTTCGGGAGCTCTTGAACTCAGCTGGTGACAAACCCATTCTGCTGATCTACGCTGCCAAAGACACGAGCCATAACAACGCGATAGTTCTGAAGGAGTACTTGGAAAGAATGGGGTAG
- a CDS encoding putative sensor domain DACNV-containing protein: MTETERSFYPAEMAAHLARRWAEQNHPAEGLPADDALIVLFDRLYQASLMREEGEGVKCRIIVASPDDFPQSLVQGVDHLVALRFTESSPFTPHNVRKLAGAAGYYRAMLAVEVRDASPPAIWGMIITGTSWVNRFGSDHFEETPLPPKLVLQILAPGHLIAASGYTRVFESTGGKLLTEGFDPFNSHWLPERFSTLRSSLLEELSGATPGPSATQLCDNFVKDVSQSVIRHVLSLVRTRGHGGILAYLPDDSDNGVLTNQWFRFRVRFTADLPSLWFRTLLGRLIKRVLKVGGGLGLPICTWNDYRKMHDAEIAELDEALIGLGHFLADLMCVDGALVLGSDFRLIGFGGEILGELPVFKIHRALDLEAESSLMEPADTSGTRHRSAYRLVSGARDTIAVVVSQDGDVRFVAHHLGQLTYWPYLP, translated from the coding sequence ATGACGGAAACCGAGCGAAGTTTTTATCCGGCGGAAATGGCGGCTCACCTCGCCCGGCGATGGGCAGAGCAAAATCATCCCGCTGAAGGGCTTCCGGCAGATGATGCGTTAATCGTGCTGTTCGATCGACTCTATCAAGCGAGTTTGATGCGTGAAGAGGGGGAAGGGGTCAAGTGTAGGATCATTGTCGCGTCCCCCGACGATTTTCCGCAAAGCCTTGTCCAAGGAGTCGACCACCTTGTCGCACTAAGATTTACCGAAAGCAGCCCTTTTACTCCCCACAATGTCCGCAAGCTTGCGGGGGCTGCGGGCTACTATCGCGCCATGCTAGCGGTAGAGGTGCGCGATGCGAGCCCCCCTGCGATTTGGGGCATGATCATTACGGGTACCAGCTGGGTGAATCGCTTCGGGAGTGACCATTTTGAAGAGACGCCACTGCCCCCCAAACTGGTATTGCAAATACTTGCACCCGGTCACCTCATCGCAGCCTCAGGTTACACGCGAGTGTTCGAATCGACCGGAGGCAAATTGTTGACCGAGGGGTTTGATCCCTTCAACTCGCATTGGCTGCCCGAACGCTTCAGTACGCTGCGCAGTTCGCTGCTCGAAGAGTTGTCTGGAGCTACGCCCGGCCCCAGTGCCACCCAGTTGTGTGACAACTTCGTCAAAGATGTATCCCAGAGCGTGATTCGTCATGTTCTGAGTCTGGTTCGAACTCGCGGGCACGGTGGCATCTTGGCCTATTTGCCTGACGACTCAGACAACGGCGTTTTGACCAATCAATGGTTTCGGTTCCGAGTGCGTTTTACGGCCGACCTCCCCTCCCTTTGGTTTCGCACCCTGCTGGGCAGACTTATCAAACGCGTGCTGAAGGTCGGTGGAGGACTGGGGCTGCCCATCTGTACCTGGAATGACTATCGCAAAATGCATGACGCGGAAATCGCAGAACTGGATGAAGCCCTCATTGGATTGGGGCATTTCCTAGCAGATCTCATGTGCGTCGATGGCGCCCTCGTTCTTGGAAGCGATTTTCGATTGATCGGATTCGGTGGGGAAATCCTGGGAGAATTGCCAGTGTTCAAGATCCATCGGGCACTCGATCTGGAGGCTGAGAGTTCCCTGATGGAGCCCGCAGACACCTCGGGAACCCGCCATCGATCGGCCTACAGGCTGGTTAGCGGTGCCCGAGATACGATTGCCGTAGTGGTCTCCCAGGATGGAGACGTGCGATTCGTGGCACATCACTTAGGCCAGCTCACCTACTGGCCCTACCTTCCTTAG